The sequence AAACCTGCTTCAATATTCTCTACAATATCCAATGCTAATTCGTCTGGGTCGGGTAAATTATCTAAATCTGCTAATGATTTGTCTTTTAACCAAGTAATATCCAAACTTGTTTTGTCTCTTGCTATAATCTCATCATAACCAAACTTTCTCCAACGTCCTTCTGGATTGGTTGCTGCGTTATAGGTTTCTTTTCGTTTTGCTTTATTGTCTGTTTTATATAAATCAATGAAGTCTTTTAAATCAGAAAGTTTTAAAGGATTCTTTTTTAAGGTATGATGTACATTGGTTCTATAATCATACACCCAAACTTCTTTTGTCCAAGGATCTTTACTGGAAGGTTTCCCATCAAAGAATAACACATTGGCTTTTACACCATTGGCATAAAAAATACCTGTTGGTAAACGTAAAATAGTGTGTAAGTCTGTAGTTTCTAATAATTTTTTACGCACTGTTTCTCCCACACCACCTTCAAACAAAACATTATCAGGTAATACTACTGCGGCTTGACCTGTAGTTTTTAACATGGTGCGAATGTGTTGCACAAAGTTCAATTGCTTATTACTTGTCGTAACCCAAAAATCCTGACGGTTATAGGTCAAATCTTCTTTTTCTTGTTCACCCGCTTCATTGGTAAACGTCATGCTACTTTTTTTACCAAAAGGCGGATTGGCTAAAATGTAATCATATTTATCAGTCGAAGTAGTAATCAAAGAATCATTTGGCGAAATAAAATTATCCGAATCAATATCTCCAATGTTGTGTAAGAACAAATTCATCAATGCCAAACGTCTTGTACTGGCAACAATTTCATTACCAAAAAACGTTTCATATTTCAAGAATTTAGCCGCTTCTTTATCTAGGTTACGATTTTCTACAATCCAATCATAAGCCGCTAAAAAGAAACCTCCTGTTCCACAAGCTGGGTCAGCAATGGTTTTCATAGGTTCTGGTTGCAGACATTCTACCATAGCCTTAATTAATGGTCTTGGTGTAAAGTACTGACCCGCTCCACTCTTAGTGTCTTCTGCGTTCTTTTCTAAAATACCTTCATAGATGTCTCCTTTGTCTTTTACACCCATTAAAATCCAACTTTCGGCATTGATTAAAGCGATTAGCTTGAACAACTTGGCTGGGTCTTGTATTTTATTTTGACTCTTGACAAAGATTTGTCCTAAAATCCCTTTTTCTTTGGCTAATTCACGAAGCATAATGTTATAATGCAACTCCAACTCACTACCACTTTTACTAATCAACGTTTCCCAAGCAAACTCGCTAGGAATAGGCATGGTTCTATTGTGGGGTGGTTTGGTGTATTCATCTGCCATTTTTAAAAATAACAAATACGTTAGTTGCTCCAAATAATCTCCATACCCTACACCATCGTCTCTAAGGGTTTGGCAAAATGCCCATACTTTACTGACTATACTGGATGCGTTTGTATTTTCTTTGCTCATTTAATTGAATTGTAGAATTTAACAGTGTTAATGTTTTCTAATATTTGAATTTTATTTTTTGATTCATCAACTAGAGAAAAAGTTAATATTTTTTCTCTTTCAATTTTTAAAATTATAGTATTTTCATTTGTAAAAAAACATTCTAAAGTATCTGTGGTATTAAAATCTTCGCTAATTGTAGCATTATTAAAGATTTTGTTAAATATAATTTTATAGTTTTCATCCAATTCTATAACCTCACATAAAACTTTGTTTCCATTCATATTCAAATAGCCACAAACTAATTTTAAATTATTTTGTTCAGTAATAAAATAATCCAAACAAAAACAAACTGAATACTTTAAATGAATTAATTCTTTAAGTATTAATTCTTCTTGTATTATTTCAAATATAAATAAAACTGAACTATCTTGTTGAGTTAAAAAAGAAGATCTTAAAATTATTATTTCTTTTCCTTCTTTTTCAATCCTGTACAGTTGTTTAACATCAATTATAGATAACCAATTTCCGAAAGGGTCATCTTTTACAAAATCAGTAATTAATTCATTAAGTATTTTATTACATTTTAATTCATCAACTAATGAATTTACAGTAAACAGAGTATTTGTTTTACCACTAAAATCAGTTTTATAAAAAACATCTCCTTTATAACTAGAGTCCATTCTTTTTAAACTTAAAAAACCATTACTGTATTTAATGCTTGATGTAAAGTTTTCTAAAATATCAATTTTATTTTCTTCGATAAACTTTTTTAATACAATGATTTGACCATTCACTTTAAGATATACTACAATTTCATTATCTTCTTTATCAATAATAAAGTCATTAATTTGATACTTCTCAGAAAAGTAAAAAGTATTCATAAATATGTCCTCCTTCGGATTCCAATAGAAACAAGTATTAGAATTAAATCCAAATATTAATATTTTATTTTCAACAGATACAATTTCAATTTTTGAAACTCTAAAATTTTCATTTAAAGGAAGTTCAGCATAAATTATGGATTGATCATTTTCATTTCTAAGAGTTATACTTTTGTCTGTAACTATAACAATAAAACTTTTTGGAATATTTTTATTGATAGTTGCATTTTCTATTTCTTTGTAAAAAGTTTCTGAATCTAGTTCTAAGAAACTTTTTAATGATTGAATTATTCTTTTTAAATTTTCAAATAAATATCTATCATCACTGCATTTTTCTTCAAGATTTAAATTAAGTTTCTTGTATAGCTTAATTTCGTTAATAAATTTACCTAGATTATCATTATAAAAGCCGTAGTGCAAAACATTATAATGATTTGAATGTTTAATGTCAGATACAATTTCTTTAGGTATTTTTAATAAACAGTCATAAGCAATTAATGCTGTGGTTATAAAATTTAGAGGATCTAGATTTTTTGGAGATTCACTATATTTTGACCACAATTCAACTTTTTCTTTTAGTTCGGAAATATTAAATATTGAAAGAATAATAGTTTGTGTAAACTTTAATTTTTCTTTTTTATTCTTAATAGAATTATTATAATCCGAAAGAATATTTTCGAAGGCTTTCATTTTTTCTGAATCTACCCAGTCGTATTTTGAATTTAAATTTGAGGATAAAAATGAATCTAAACTATTTGTCTCAGTTGTGAAATTTTTTGTTTTTGTTGCTATCCTTTTAAACTCAGAATCTAATTTGTCTTGATATTTTGATATTTTTTCTTGTCTTTCAACATAATTAGGATTTATCGAATTAATAAAAGGAGATAATAAGTTGTAATCATTACCATATACAATTGATTCTATATTACATTCCGTTAGTAATTTTATATGATTTTTATTTGTTACTTCTTTTTCATGCAATAATATAAAATGCTGATTACTACTAATTGAAAACCAATCTTTTATAAAATTAAAAACTATTAGAAAATCATCATCCATTACACCATCTTTACTACAACCAATAAATAAAAAGTGATAATCCGAAAGCATTTTTTGCATAAATGATTTATATCCCAGGTTTTTGTTTAATAAATCATAATCATTCTTACTTAAAATTAGTGAGTCAGGCTTTGAAAAAATACCGTGTAGATGCATTACAATTTCATTGTTTAGCTTTAAGGAATTTAATGCTTGGTCATACTCATTGTGAATAAATAATTGCTTATTTTCAATATTATTATATGAGGTTAGTAATGTGTCATAATTAGTTGTAAAAATTATGTCTTGATTTAAATCTAGCACAGAATTAATCAGGTCTGAAGAAACAATTTTCAAATTTTCAAATTCTTCTTTTATCCAATTTGAAAAAGGGAAACTTGGTGCATTTAAAACTTCTTTCAAGAAATTTGCAGCTTCAAGAAGATTATTTTTTGATAGTTCATTTTCTGATTGTTCAATAAGATTCCTTGTATCAATATTTCTGACCCTTGCATATTCTAATCCATTTTTTATTAAACCTAACCAACCTGGGACATTTGCTGTAGCTGAAGAAAATCCGGCTCCAATAAATGGAATTACTTTTTTTTGCTTTAATAAATCAGTTAGTTTTTCTTGTGGTAATAATGACATTTTATAAATTTACTACGTTAATTTTCCTTCAAAAGCCTTTTTTAATATACTCTGTCTCAACGACTCTGCTTGTAACAAACTTTGCGCAATACTTTCCTCCATTTTATCGGCAACACTTAAACGACTTTCGATTTCTTGAACTATTTGGTGTTGTTCTTTTACTGAACAATATGGAAAGGGAATTTCTCTGCATGTTGATACTTTTACATTCCA is a genomic window of Flavobacterium jumunjinense containing:
- a CDS encoding class I SAM-dependent DNA methyltransferase; its protein translation is MSKENTNASSIVSKVWAFCQTLRDDGVGYGDYLEQLTYLLFLKMADEYTKPPHNRTMPIPSEFAWETLISKSGSELELHYNIMLRELAKEKGILGQIFVKSQNKIQDPAKLFKLIALINAESWILMGVKDKGDIYEGILEKNAEDTKSGAGQYFTPRPLIKAMVECLQPEPMKTIADPACGTGGFFLAAYDWIVENRNLDKEAAKFLKYETFFGNEIVASTRRLALMNLFLHNIGDIDSDNFISPNDSLITTSTDKYDYILANPPFGKKSSMTFTNEAGEQEKEDLTYNRQDFWVTTSNKQLNFVQHIRTMLKTTGQAAVVLPDNVLFEGGVGETVRKKLLETTDLHTILRLPTGIFYANGVKANVLFFDGKPSSKDPWTKEVWVYDYRTNVHHTLKKNPLKLSDLKDFIDLYKTDNKAKRKETYNAATNPEGRWRKFGYDEIIARDKTSLDITWLKDKSLADLDNLPDPDELALDIVENIEAGLESFRAIIASLK
- a CDS encoding SIR2 family NAD-dependent protein deacylase, which produces MSLLPQEKLTDLLKQKKVIPFIGAGFSSATANVPGWLGLIKNGLEYARVRNIDTRNLIEQSENELSKNNLLEAANFLKEVLNAPSFPFSNWIKEEFENLKIVSSDLINSVLDLNQDIIFTTNYDTLLTSYNNIENKQLFIHNEYDQALNSLKLNNEIVMHLHGIFSKPDSLILSKNDYDLLNKNLGYKSFMQKMLSDYHFLFIGCSKDGVMDDDFLIVFNFIKDWFSISSNQHFILLHEKEVTNKNHIKLLTECNIESIVYGNDYNLLSPFINSINPNYVERQEKISKYQDKLDSEFKRIATKTKNFTTETNSLDSFLSSNLNSKYDWVDSEKMKAFENILSDYNNSIKNKKEKLKFTQTIILSIFNISELKEKVELWSKYSESPKNLDPLNFITTALIAYDCLLKIPKEIVSDIKHSNHYNVLHYGFYNDNLGKFINEIKLYKKLNLNLEEKCSDDRYLFENLKRIIQSLKSFLELDSETFYKEIENATINKNIPKSFIVIVTDKSITLRNENDQSIIYAELPLNENFRVSKIEIVSVENKILIFGFNSNTCFYWNPKEDIFMNTFYFSEKYQINDFIIDKEDNEIVVYLKVNGQIIVLKKFIEENKIDILENFTSSIKYSNGFLSLKRMDSSYKGDVFYKTDFSGKTNTLFTVNSLVDELKCNKILNELITDFVKDDPFGNWLSIIDVKQLYRIEKEGKEIIILRSSFLTQQDSSVLFIFEIIQEELILKELIHLKYSVCFCLDYFITEQNNLKLVCGYLNMNGNKVLCEVIELDENYKIIFNKIFNNATISEDFNTTDTLECFFTNENTIILKIEREKILTFSLVDESKNKIQILENINTVKFYNSIK